In the genome of Xanthomonas translucens pv. cerealis, one region contains:
- the lpxB gene encoding lipid-A-disaccharide synthase has protein sequence MSAGTGDRGPGTREKRGTDVLGVAGPRSPVCGPRSIRIALIAGEASGDQLGAGLIEALRARYPDAEFAGIGGDAMRNAGCQTWFDASELAVMGLMEVLRHLPRLLQLRRALCQRLLDWRPDVFVGIDAPDFNLGVERWLKQRGIRTVHYVSPSVWAWRERRAAKIGASADLVLCLFPMEPPIYARHGVDARFVGHPMADAIALHGDRDAARADLGLPAGATVLAVLPGSRLGEIGRLGDTFFAAAWEVLQQLPGAHVVVPAANPACKALLAEQLSRSALPVVYSHLLDGQARTALLAADVVLLASGTATLEAMLVKRPMVVGYKVAPLTYRIVKTLGLLKVDRYALPNILAGRDLAPELMQDACTPDALAAALLHWLREPQAVAALQPEYARLHQLLRQDASARAADAVLELVGVRRDQGPGTGDREQRIP, from the coding sequence ATGAGTGCCGGGACCGGGGACCGGGGACCAGGGACCAGGGAAAAGCGAGGAACCGATGTACTGGGCGTTGCCGGTCCCCGGTCCCCGGTCTGTGGTCCCCGCTCCATCCGCATCGCCCTGATCGCCGGCGAAGCCTCCGGCGACCAGCTTGGCGCCGGGCTGATCGAGGCGTTGCGCGCGCGCTACCCGGATGCAGAATTCGCCGGCATCGGCGGCGACGCGATGCGCAACGCCGGCTGCCAGACCTGGTTCGATGCCAGCGAACTGGCGGTGATGGGCCTGATGGAGGTGCTGCGGCATCTGCCGCGGCTGCTGCAACTGCGGCGCGCGCTGTGCCAGCGCCTGCTGGACTGGCGCCCGGACGTGTTCGTCGGCATCGACGCGCCCGACTTCAACCTCGGCGTGGAGCGCTGGCTCAAGCAGCGCGGCATCCGCACCGTGCATTACGTGAGCCCGTCGGTATGGGCCTGGCGCGAGCGGCGCGCGGCCAAGATCGGCGCCAGCGCCGACTTGGTGCTGTGCCTGTTCCCGATGGAGCCGCCGATCTACGCCAGGCACGGCGTGGACGCGCGCTTCGTCGGCCACCCGATGGCCGACGCGATCGCCCTGCATGGCGACCGCGATGCGGCGCGCGCCGATCTCGGCCTGCCGGCCGGCGCGACCGTGCTGGCGGTGCTGCCGGGCAGCCGCCTGGGCGAGATCGGCCGGCTCGGCGACACCTTCTTCGCCGCCGCCTGGGAGGTATTGCAACAGCTGCCGGGCGCGCACGTGGTGGTGCCGGCGGCCAACCCCGCGTGCAAGGCATTGCTGGCCGAGCAGCTGTCGCGCTCTGCGTTGCCGGTGGTGTATTCGCATCTGCTCGACGGCCAGGCCCGCACCGCCCTGCTCGCCGCCGACGTGGTGCTGCTGGCCTCGGGCACCGCCACGCTGGAAGCGATGCTGGTGAAGCGGCCGATGGTGGTCGGCTACAAGGTCGCGCCGCTGACCTACCGCATCGTCAAGACGCTGGGCCTGCTCAAGGTCGACCGCTACGCGCTGCCCAACATTCTCGCCGGCCGCGACCTGGCGCCGGAACTGATGCAGGACGCCTGCACCCCCGACGCGCTCGCCGCCGCGCTGCTGCACTGGCTGCGCGAACCGCAGGCAGTAGCCGCGCTGCAGCCCGAATACGCGCGCCTGCACCAGTTGCTGCGCCAGGATGCGTCGGCGCGGGCGGCCGATGCGGTACTGGAGTTGGTTGGAGTGCGGCGGGACCAGGGACCGGGGACCGGGGACCGGGAACAGCGGATTCCATGA
- the lpxA gene encoding acyl-ACP--UDP-N-acetylglucosamine O-acyltransferase, which produces MSDNAPLIHPTAVIDPSATLAAGVRVGAFSLIGAEVDIGAGSVIGSHCSIIGPTRIGCGNHLVGHVALGGDPQDKKFAGERTELVMGDRNVIREFVTVSRGTGNGGGITRIGSDNWFLAYTHVAHDCVVGDHCVFSNNTTLAGHVEVGDHVIISGFAGAHQFCRIGDHAFLGMGALINGDVPPFTMVGGNSLGRPRGINSEGLKRRGFDTERLAAIKRAYRALYVAGLPLAEAKQQLAVLAESSEDVRAMLEFIEASERPLLR; this is translated from the coding sequence ATGAGCGACAACGCTCCTCTCATCCATCCCACCGCGGTGATCGACCCGTCGGCGACGCTGGCGGCGGGTGTGCGCGTCGGCGCCTTCAGCCTGATCGGCGCCGAAGTCGACATCGGCGCAGGCAGCGTGATCGGTTCGCATTGCAGCATCATCGGCCCAACCCGGATCGGCTGCGGCAACCACCTGGTCGGCCACGTCGCGCTCGGCGGCGATCCGCAGGACAAGAAATTCGCCGGCGAGCGCACCGAACTGGTGATGGGCGACCGCAACGTGATCCGCGAGTTCGTCACCGTCAGCCGCGGCACCGGCAATGGCGGCGGCATCACCCGCATCGGCAGCGACAACTGGTTCCTGGCCTACACCCACGTCGCCCACGATTGCGTGGTCGGCGACCATTGCGTGTTCTCCAACAATACCACCCTGGCTGGGCATGTCGAAGTCGGCGACCACGTGATCATCAGCGGCTTCGCCGGCGCGCACCAGTTCTGCCGCATCGGCGATCACGCCTTCCTCGGCATGGGCGCGCTGATCAATGGCGACGTGCCGCCGTTCACCATGGTCGGCGGCAACTCGCTGGGGCGCCCGCGCGGCATCAACAGCGAAGGCCTCAAGCGCCGCGGGTTCGACACCGAGCGCCTGGCCGCGATCAAGCGCGCCTACCGCGCGCTGTACGTGGCCGGCCTGCCGCTGGCCGAGGCCAAGCAGCAACTGGCGGTGCTGGCCGAAAGCAGCGAGGACGTGCGCGCGATGCTGGAATTCATCGAAGCCAGCGAGCGGCCGTTGTTGCGATGA
- the fabZ gene encoding 3-hydroxyacyl-ACP dehydratase FabZ, whose amino-acid sequence MSHDQTLPDIQQIQKLIPHRYPFLLVDKVVSLDFENRKIVAHKNVSVNEPFFLGHFPGKPIMPGVLIIEALAQAGGVLTQLAMGRDAQSKLFYMVKVDKARFSSQVVPGDVLELHVEIKRVIRNMAVYYGEAKVDGKVVACAEVLCAGTNE is encoded by the coding sequence ATGAGCCACGACCAGACCCTGCCGGACATCCAGCAGATCCAGAAGTTGATCCCGCACCGCTATCCGTTCCTGCTGGTGGACAAGGTGGTGTCGCTCGACTTCGAAAACCGCAAGATCGTGGCGCACAAGAACGTCAGCGTGAACGAGCCGTTCTTCCTGGGCCATTTCCCCGGCAAGCCGATCATGCCAGGCGTGCTGATCATCGAGGCGCTGGCGCAGGCCGGCGGCGTGCTGACCCAGCTCGCGATGGGCCGCGATGCGCAGTCCAAGCTGTTCTACATGGTCAAGGTCGACAAGGCCCGCTTCAGCAGCCAGGTCGTGCCCGGCGATGTGCTGGAGCTGCACGTGGAAATCAAGCGGGTGATCCGCAACATGGCCGTGTACTACGGCGAAGCCAAGGTCGACGGCAAGGTCGTCGCCTGCGCCGAGGTACTGTGCGCCGGCACCAACGAATGA
- the lpxD gene encoding UDP-3-O-(3-hydroxymyristoyl)glucosamine N-acyltransferase, which yields MNTPSHTAHEIAERFGLQLHGDGGVAVHGVATLAHAGPGQLSFLANPRYRAQLADSAAAVVVLRSDDAEAAPGTALIARDPYVAFAKIAALFDVAPARPPGIHPSASIDSSAQIAAGAHIGAFVSIGARSVIGDGCVIGPGCVIGDDCQVGDGCELIARVTLVTRVRLGKRVRIHPGAVLGADGFGLAMDAGHWIKVPQLGGVTIGDDCEIGANACVDRGALEDTTLEEDVRLDNLVQVAHNVHIGAHSAIAGCTGIAGSARIGRYCMLGGAVGVVGHLEICDKVVITGKSVVRNSIHAPGEYSSGTPLTDNRTWRKNAARFKQLDALARRILSVRKETQ from the coding sequence GTGAATACTCCTTCCCATACCGCACACGAGATCGCCGAGCGCTTCGGCTTGCAGCTGCATGGCGACGGTGGCGTTGCCGTGCATGGCGTTGCCACGCTGGCGCATGCCGGTCCCGGCCAGCTCAGTTTCCTGGCCAATCCGCGCTACCGTGCGCAGCTGGCCGACAGCGCCGCGGCGGTGGTGGTGCTGCGCTCAGACGATGCCGAAGCGGCGCCCGGCACTGCGCTGATCGCGCGCGATCCTTACGTCGCCTTCGCCAAGATCGCCGCGCTGTTCGACGTGGCGCCAGCGCGGCCGCCCGGCATCCATCCCAGCGCCAGCATCGACTCTAGCGCGCAGATCGCCGCCGGCGCGCATATCGGGGCCTTCGTCAGCATCGGCGCGCGCAGCGTGATCGGCGACGGCTGCGTGATCGGTCCGGGCTGCGTGATCGGCGACGATTGCCAGGTCGGCGACGGCTGCGAACTGATCGCCCGGGTCACCCTGGTCACCCGCGTGCGCCTGGGCAAGCGCGTGCGCATCCATCCCGGCGCGGTGCTCGGCGCCGACGGCTTCGGCCTGGCGATGGACGCCGGCCACTGGATCAAGGTGCCGCAGCTCGGCGGCGTGACGATCGGCGACGATTGCGAGATCGGCGCCAACGCCTGCGTCGATCGCGGCGCGCTGGAAGACACCACGCTCGAAGAGGACGTGCGCCTGGACAATCTGGTGCAGGTCGCGCACAACGTGCACATCGGCGCACACAGCGCGATCGCCGGCTGCACCGGCATCGCCGGCAGCGCCAGGATCGGCCGCTACTGCATGCTGGGCGGCGCGGTCGGCGTGGTCGGCCACCTGGAAATCTGCGACAAGGTGGTGATCACCGGCAAGTCGGTGGTCCGCAATTCCATTCATGCGCCGGGCGAATACTCGTCCGGCACCCCGTTGACCGACAACCGCACGTGGCGCAAAAACGCCGCGCGCTTCAAGCAGCTCGATGCCCTGGCCCGTCGCATCCTGTCTGTCCGCAAGGAGACGCAATGA
- the bamA gene encoding outer membrane protein assembly factor BamA has translation MTRFPTRRLLALALAASFSLPVLAQATEPFTASDIRVDGLQRISSGTVFTYLPVERGDTVDEAKVGEAIRALYRTGFFEDVQVDRQGNILVVTVKERPAINKLTVTGNKDIKSEELLKGLSDIGLSEGGTFDRLSLDRVTQELTRQYNNRGKYNVEITPTVSPLDRNRVDVAIAIKEGKAAKIQHVNLIGTEKFATKDILDSWESREHNWLSWYRRDDQYSKEKLSGDLEKLNSWYLDRGYVDFSVDSTQVAISPDKRDMYLTAGITEGEQYKISDIKVTGDTVLPQEEVEKLVIPKPGDTFSRALLELSSDAITNTLSNIGYAFAKVNPIPTTDREKRTVAINLQVVPGPRVSVRRIVFKGNTRTSDEVLRREMRQFENSWYSQAAIDRSKVRLQRLGYFESVNVETPPVPGSNDKVDVVYSVKETTSGSFTFGLGYSQTYGVTTSVQLSQNNFLGGGNRVSVDASRSSYQERYAFSYTNPFFTDDGVSLGYNVSWRKLDYSDFGTAQYNSKNGAAQVIFGVPITENDTVSLMFGIDSNQITTYPNYTPRAIIDYIDAIGQRTFHAWRSELGWARDTRNDYFMPTRGMYQRVGLEATLPGSTVEYWKLNYQISKYWTLIPSLVLNTRAEFGYGDSYGSDVSRTITNPDGTTRTLTAAGLPFYENFYAGGTNSVRGFEDNTLGPRSEATQSYRRGQPLGGSFKTVGSAEMYFPKLFDSPSARISAFVDVGNVFNGVDNYKTNELRASTGVALLWRAPVGPISISYAIPLKKEDNDEIERLQFTFGGQF, from the coding sequence ATGACGCGATTTCCCACTCGCCGCCTGCTAGCCCTCGCCCTCGCCGCCAGCTTCAGCTTGCCGGTCCTGGCCCAGGCGACGGAGCCCTTCACCGCCAGCGACATCCGCGTCGACGGGCTGCAACGCATCTCCTCCGGCACCGTGTTCACCTATCTGCCGGTGGAACGCGGCGACACGGTGGACGAGGCCAAGGTCGGCGAGGCGATCCGCGCGCTGTACCGCACCGGCTTCTTCGAGGACGTGCAGGTCGATCGCCAGGGCAACATCCTGGTGGTCACGGTCAAGGAACGCCCGGCGATCAACAAGCTGACCGTCACCGGCAACAAGGACATCAAGAGCGAAGAACTGCTCAAGGGCCTGTCCGACATCGGCCTGAGCGAGGGCGGCACCTTCGACCGGCTGAGCCTGGACCGGGTGACCCAGGAACTGACCCGCCAGTACAACAACCGCGGCAAGTACAACGTCGAGATCACCCCGACGGTGAGCCCGCTGGACCGCAACCGGGTCGATGTGGCGATCGCGATCAAGGAAGGCAAGGCCGCCAAGATCCAGCACGTCAACCTGATCGGCACCGAGAAGTTCGCCACCAAGGACATTCTCGACAGCTGGGAATCGCGCGAGCACAACTGGCTATCGTGGTACCGCCGCGACGACCAGTACTCCAAGGAAAAACTGTCCGGCGACCTGGAAAAGCTCAACTCCTGGTACCTGGACCGCGGCTATGTCGATTTCAGCGTCGATTCCACCCAGGTGGCGATCAGCCCCGACAAGCGCGACATGTACCTGACCGCCGGCATCACCGAAGGCGAGCAGTACAAAATCTCCGACATCAAGGTCACCGGCGATACCGTGCTGCCGCAGGAAGAGGTCGAGAAGCTGGTGATTCCGAAGCCGGGCGACACCTTCTCGCGCGCGCTGCTGGAGCTCAGCTCCGACGCGATCACCAACACCCTCAGCAACATCGGCTACGCCTTCGCCAAGGTCAACCCGATCCCCACCACCGACCGCGAGAAGCGCACCGTCGCGATCAACCTGCAGGTGGTGCCGGGCCCGCGCGTGTCGGTGCGACGCATCGTGTTCAAGGGCAATACCCGCACCTCCGACGAAGTGTTGCGCCGCGAGATGCGCCAGTTCGAGAACAGCTGGTATTCGCAGGCCGCGATCGACCGTTCCAAGGTCCGCCTGCAGCGCCTGGGCTATTTCGAATCGGTGAACGTGGAAACGCCGCCGGTGCCGGGCAGCAACGACAAGGTCGACGTGGTCTACAGCGTCAAGGAAACCACCTCGGGCAGCTTCACCTTCGGCCTGGGCTATTCGCAGACCTACGGCGTGACCACCTCGGTGCAGCTGTCGCAGAACAACTTCCTGGGCGGCGGCAACCGCGTCTCGGTGGACGCCTCGCGCAGCAGCTACCAGGAGCGCTACGCGTTCTCCTACACCAATCCGTTCTTCACCGACGACGGCGTGTCGCTGGGCTACAACGTGTCCTGGCGCAAGCTCGACTACTCCGACTTCGGCACCGCCCAGTACAACAGCAAGAACGGCGCGGCGCAGGTGATCTTCGGCGTGCCGATCACCGAGAACGACACCGTCTCGCTGATGTTCGGCATCGACAGCAACCAGATCACCACCTACCCCAACTACACCCCGCGGGCGATCATCGACTACATCGATGCGATCGGCCAGCGCACCTTCCACGCCTGGCGCAGCGAGCTGGGCTGGGCGCGCGATACCCGCAACGACTACTTCATGCCGACCCGCGGCATGTACCAGCGCGTCGGCCTGGAAGCCACCCTGCCCGGCTCCACCGTCGAATACTGGAAGCTGAACTACCAGATCTCCAAGTACTGGACGCTGATTCCGTCGCTGGTGCTCAATACCCGCGCCGAATTCGGCTACGGCGACAGCTACGGCAGCGACGTCAGCCGCACCATCACCAACCCCGACGGCACCACCCGCACGCTCACCGCCGCGGGCCTGCCGTTCTACGAGAACTTCTACGCCGGCGGCACCAACTCGGTGCGCGGTTTCGAGGACAACACCCTCGGCCCGCGTTCGGAGGCCACGCAGTCCTACAGACGAGGACAGCCGCTGGGCGGCTCGTTCAAGACCGTGGGTTCGGCGGAAATGTACTTCCCGAAGCTGTTCGACAGCCCCTCGGCACGCATCTCCGCGTTCGTCGACGTCGGCAACGTGTTCAACGGCGTGGACAACTACAAGACCAACGAACTGCGCGCTTCCACTGGCGTGGCGCTGCTGTGGCGCGCACCGGTCGGCCCGATCTCGATCAGCTACGCGATCCCGTTGAAGAAGGAAGACAACGACGAGATCGAGCGCCTGCAGTTCACGTTTGGTGGGCAGTTCTGA
- the rseP gene encoding RIP metalloprotease RseP, which yields MGDFIGSVWWMIVSLGVLVTFHEYGHFWVARRCGVKVLRFSVGFGKPLWSYYDRHGTEFAIAAIPLGGYVKMLDEREGEVAPAERDQAFNNKHVWQRIAIVAAGPVANLLLCVALLWAMFVIGKQDYAAVVGRADGLALQAGLQPGERIVRIGTREVSSWSDASMQLTVAAMDRADVRIQTEDSRDGAIRVHTLRLSQLPADFDEQQVPRLAGLTWRFALQPAIVAKVSPGSAADGVLRPDDRILAVDGAAVVSADQVAPQVRALARNGGSGLIEVERNGERLALDVRLTPSKDPRLKGLSLGVDLGQQDRPPPAFDARLQYGPLAAIPVAFRETGKLAGDTLGLIRRMLTGHASMKNVSGPISIAKVANGSAKQGPDVFLYFLALLSLSLAIMNLLPIPILDGGHLLYYLIELVKGSPLSERAMATGQVVGLTMLAGLMGLAFYNDIFGQVLR from the coding sequence ATGGGTGATTTCATCGGGTCCGTCTGGTGGATGATCGTCAGCCTGGGCGTGCTGGTGACCTTCCATGAGTACGGCCATTTCTGGGTCGCGCGCCGCTGCGGGGTCAAGGTACTGCGCTTCTCGGTGGGCTTCGGCAAGCCGCTGTGGTCGTACTACGACCGCCATGGCACCGAGTTCGCGATCGCCGCGATTCCGCTGGGTGGCTACGTGAAGATGCTCGACGAGCGCGAGGGCGAGGTGGCCCCGGCCGAGCGCGACCAAGCCTTCAACAACAAGCACGTGTGGCAGCGCATCGCCATCGTCGCCGCCGGCCCGGTCGCCAACCTGTTGCTGTGCGTGGCGCTGCTGTGGGCGATGTTCGTGATCGGCAAGCAGGATTACGCCGCGGTCGTCGGCCGGGCCGACGGCCTGGCGCTGCAGGCCGGGCTGCAGCCGGGCGAGCGCATCGTGCGCATCGGCACGCGCGAAGTGTCCAGCTGGAGCGATGCCAGCATGCAGCTGACCGTGGCGGCGATGGACCGCGCCGATGTGCGCATCCAGACCGAGGACAGCCGCGACGGCGCCATCCGCGTGCACACGCTGCGCCTGTCGCAGCTGCCTGCCGACTTCGACGAGCAGCAGGTACCGCGCCTGGCCGGCCTCACCTGGCGCTTCGCCCTGCAACCGGCGATCGTGGCCAAGGTGAGCCCGGGCTCGGCTGCCGACGGCGTGCTGCGCCCCGACGACCGCATCCTGGCGGTGGATGGCGCCGCGGTGGTCAGCGCCGACCAGGTCGCCCCGCAGGTGCGGGCCTTGGCCAGGAACGGCGGCAGCGGCCTGATCGAGGTCGAGCGCAATGGCGAGCGGCTGGCGCTGGACGTGCGCCTTACCCCGAGCAAGGATCCGCGGCTGAAGGGCCTGTCGCTGGGCGTGGACCTCGGCCAACAGGACCGCCCACCGCCGGCGTTCGACGCCAGGCTGCAATACGGCCCGCTGGCGGCGATCCCGGTCGCGTTCCGCGAGACCGGCAAGCTGGCCGGGGATACGCTGGGGCTGATCCGGCGCATGCTGACCGGCCATGCCTCGATGAAGAACGTGTCCGGGCCGATCAGCATCGCCAAGGTGGCCAACGGCTCGGCCAAGCAGGGGCCGGACGTATTCCTGTATTTCCTGGCGCTGCTGTCGCTGAGCCTGGCGATCATGAACCTGCTGCCGATTCCAATCTTGGACGGCGGGCACTTGCTGTATTACCTTATTGAGTTGGTCAAGGGTAGCCCGCTGAGCGAGCGAGCCATGGCCACGGGGCAGGTCGTCGGCCTGACGATGCTGGCTGGGCTGATGGGGTTGGCGTTCTACAACGACATCTTCGGCCAGGTCTTGCGATGA
- the dxr gene encoding 1-deoxy-D-xylulose-5-phosphate reductoisomerase — translation MADAVRHIAVLGATGSIGASALDVIARHPQRLRASVLAAGGNVAALLALCATHRPAHAVIADPGLYPALRDGLRAAGLRTEAHAGAAALDQLVASDACDSVVAAIVGAAGLASTLAAARAGKRLLLANKESLVLAGELVTAAAAAAGAEIIPIDSEHNAIFQCLRSRQAGAEVRRVLLTASGGPFRGWDRNRLQGVTPAQAVAHPKWSMGPKISVDSATLMNKGLEVIEAHHLFALPPARIEVLVHPQSLVHSLVEFIDGSTLAQMGLPDMRTTLAVGLGWPQRIESGVAGLDLLAHGRLEFEPADLDAFPCLGLAWRAMQAGGSAPAILNAANEVAVSAFLQGRIGFLSIPALVENALTVLPAGAADCLDALLAADAQSRKITELAIARQPAHV, via the coding sequence ATGGCCGATGCCGTCCGCCACATCGCCGTGCTCGGCGCCACTGGCTCAATCGGCGCTTCGGCGCTTGACGTGATTGCGCGCCATCCGCAGCGGTTGCGCGCTAGCGTGCTGGCCGCCGGCGGCAACGTCGCCGCGCTGCTGGCGCTGTGCGCCACGCACCGGCCGGCGCACGCAGTGATCGCCGACCCGGGCCTGTACCCGGCGCTGCGCGACGGCCTGCGTGCCGCCGGGCTGCGCACCGAAGCGCATGCCGGCGCCGCCGCACTGGACCAGCTGGTGGCCAGCGACGCCTGCGACAGCGTGGTCGCCGCCATCGTCGGCGCCGCCGGTCTGGCCTCAACCCTGGCCGCGGCCCGCGCTGGCAAGCGCCTGCTGCTTGCCAACAAGGAATCGCTGGTGCTGGCCGGCGAGCTGGTCACCGCCGCCGCCGCCGCCGCCGGGGCCGAGATCATCCCGATCGACAGCGAACACAACGCGATCTTCCAGTGCCTGCGCTCGCGCCAGGCCGGCGCCGAGGTGCGGCGGGTGCTGCTGACCGCCTCCGGCGGCCCGTTCCGCGGCTGGGACCGCAACCGGCTGCAGGGCGTGACCCCGGCGCAGGCGGTGGCGCACCCGAAGTGGTCGATGGGGCCGAAGATTTCGGTCGATTCGGCGACCTTGATGAACAAGGGCCTGGAAGTGATCGAGGCGCATCACCTGTTCGCGCTGCCGCCGGCGCGCATCGAGGTGCTGGTGCACCCACAGAGCCTGGTCCACTCGCTGGTCGAGTTCATCGACGGTTCCACCTTGGCGCAGATGGGGTTGCCGGACATGCGCACCACCCTGGCGGTGGGCCTGGGCTGGCCGCAGCGGATCGAATCCGGGGTCGCCGGGCTGGACCTGCTGGCGCATGGCCGCCTGGAATTCGAGCCGGCGGACCTTGATGCCTTCCCCTGCCTGGGCCTGGCCTGGCGCGCGATGCAGGCCGGCGGCAGCGCCCCGGCGATCCTGAATGCGGCCAACGAAGTCGCTGTTTCAGCCTTTCTTCAGGGCCGTATCGGTTTCCTATCGATTCCTGCGCTGGTCGAGAACGCCCTGACCGTGCTGCCTGCAGGCGCGGCCGACTGCCTGGACGCGCTGCTGGCGGCGGATGCGCAATCGCGCAAGATCACCGAACTCGCCATTGCCCGCCAGCCTGCCCATGTCTGA
- a CDS encoding phosphatidate cytidylyltransferase produces MTRTRVIAALIMAPLAICAILLLPTQWLAALAALIFLVGLWEWLKLAEVDDTLPRTILLVLNLLLMVLLVWASAGSLVLFQLTTLAGVGWWCVALLWLRFFQFGSDHATYARVFKLAAATLAIVPAWAALGLIHASEPNGHRWLLTALVTVWAADSGAYFAGRQFGKHKLAPRISPNKTVEGLLGGLLAGLVCAAGFGWLAGVTLPQLPGLLIVAAVSVLASVVGDLFESLLKRHVGAKDSGHVIPGHGGVLDRIDGVLAALPIFALGKDIFGF; encoded by the coding sequence ATGACCCGTACCCGCGTCATCGCCGCGCTGATCATGGCCCCGCTGGCCATTTGCGCCATCTTGCTGCTGCCGACGCAATGGTTGGCGGCGCTGGCCGCGCTGATCTTCCTGGTCGGCCTGTGGGAATGGCTGAAGCTGGCCGAGGTCGACGACACCTTGCCGCGCACCATCCTGCTGGTGCTGAACCTGCTGCTGATGGTGCTGCTGGTGTGGGCCTCGGCCGGTTCGCTGGTGCTGTTCCAGCTGACCACCCTGGCCGGCGTCGGCTGGTGGTGCGTGGCGCTGCTGTGGCTGCGCTTCTTCCAGTTCGGCTCCGATCACGCCACCTATGCGCGGGTGTTCAAGCTGGCTGCCGCCACCCTGGCGATCGTCCCGGCCTGGGCCGCGCTGGGCCTGATCCATGCCAGCGAACCGAACGGACACCGCTGGCTGCTGACCGCGCTGGTCACGGTGTGGGCCGCCGATTCCGGCGCCTATTTCGCCGGGCGCCAGTTCGGCAAGCACAAGCTGGCGCCGCGGATCAGTCCCAACAAGACCGTGGAAGGCCTGCTCGGCGGGCTGCTGGCCGGCCTGGTCTGCGCCGCCGGCTTCGGCTGGCTGGCCGGGGTCACCCTGCCGCAGCTGCCCGGCCTGTTGATCGTGGCCGCGGTCAGCGTGTTGGCCTCGGTGGTCGGCGACCTGTTCGAGAGCCTGCTCAAGCGCCACGTCGGGGCCAAGGACTCGGGCCACGTGATCCCCGGCCACGGCGGCGTGCTGGACCGCATCGACGGCGTGCTGGCGGCGCTGCCGATCTTCGCGCTGGGCAAGGACATCTTCGGTTTCTGA
- the uppS gene encoding polyprenyl diphosphate synthase, with protein sequence MSLPHHIAIIMDGNGRWAQRRRRPRVIGHRAGARAVNRTIDFCLERGIPALTLFAFSSENWGRPQEEVDALMKLFLHALDREVEELQRRGVRVRFIGDRSRFAPSLRQRMAQAEAGTQHNHALHLSIAASYGGRQDIAQAARALAEDVAAGRLRPEQIDEELLSARMALSDLPPPDLFIRTGGDVRISNFLLWQLAYTELWFTETLWPEFGAEVLQQALDDYASRERRFGLTSAQVAPATENTSA encoded by the coding sequence ATGTCCCTGCCCCACCACATCGCCATCATCATGGATGGCAACGGCCGCTGGGCGCAGCGGCGCCGGCGGCCGCGCGTGATCGGCCACCGCGCCGGCGCGCGCGCGGTCAACCGCACCATCGACTTCTGCCTGGAGCGCGGCATCCCCGCGCTAACCCTGTTCGCCTTCTCCAGCGAGAACTGGGGCCGGCCGCAGGAAGAAGTGGACGCGCTGATGAAGCTGTTCCTGCACGCGCTGGACCGCGAGGTCGAGGAACTGCAGCGGCGCGGCGTGCGCGTGCGCTTCATCGGCGACCGCTCGCGCTTCGCGCCGTCGCTGCGCCAGCGCATGGCCCAGGCCGAAGCCGGCACCCAGCACAACCACGCCCTGCACCTGTCGATCGCGGCCAGCTACGGCGGCCGCCAGGACATCGCCCAGGCCGCACGGGCGTTGGCCGAAGACGTGGCGGCTGGGCGCCTGCGCCCCGAGCAGATCGACGAGGAGCTGCTGTCGGCGCGCATGGCGCTGTCCGACCTGCCTCCGCCGGACCTGTTCATCCGCACCGGCGGCGACGTGCGCATCAGCAATTTCCTGCTCTGGCAGCTGGCCTACACCGAACTGTGGTTCACCGAGACCCTGTGGCCCGAGTTCGGCGCCGAGGTGCTGCAACAAGCCCTGGACGACTACGCCAGCCGCGAGCGGCGTTTCGGCCTGACCAGCGCGCAAGTCGCCCCGGCGACGGAGAACACATCCGCATGA
- the frr gene encoding ribosome recycling factor, with the protein MLNEIKQDAQTRMAKSIDALRHTLIKVRTGRASTALVEHLKVNYYGSEMPLSQVASVAVADARSLTISPWEKQMVSAVEKAILASDLGLTPNTSGTTIRLNLPALTEERRRELSKVVHGEGEDSKVAIRNIRRDANQQIKDLLKDKNVTEDEARAAEDDIQKLTDKAIKDVDDVVKGKEQELMAV; encoded by the coding sequence ATGCTCAACGAAATCAAACAAGACGCACAGACCCGCATGGCCAAGAGCATCGATGCGCTGCGCCATACGCTCATCAAAGTGCGTACCGGCCGCGCTTCGACTGCCCTGGTCGAACACCTGAAGGTCAATTACTACGGCTCGGAAATGCCGCTGAGCCAGGTCGCCAGCGTCGCTGTGGCCGATGCCCGCTCGTTGACCATCAGCCCGTGGGAAAAGCAGATGGTCAGCGCGGTGGAGAAGGCGATCCTGGCCTCGGACCTGGGCCTGACCCCGAACACCTCCGGCACCACCATCCGCCTCAACCTGCCGGCGCTGACCGAAGAGCGCCGCCGCGAGCTATCCAAGGTCGTGCATGGCGAAGGCGAGGACAGCAAGGTCGCGATCCGCAACATCCGCCGCGACGCCAACCAGCAGATCAAGGATCTGCTGAAAGACAAGAATGTCACCGAGGACGAGGCCCGCGCCGCCGAGGACGACATCCAGAAGCTGACCGACAAGGCGATCAAGGACGTCGACGACGTGGTCAAGGGCAAGGAACAGGAACTGATGGCGGTCTGA